One window of the Mycobacterium sp. SVM_VP21 genome contains the following:
- a CDS encoding enoyl-CoA hydratase/isomerase family protein: MSRYQTIRYDRSEHVGTLALSRPEKRNAINPAMRAELDHLGRQLLADETLRCLIVASDGPSFSAGIDLVEDMAGTLTAFAQRSVDDETMELGLRVAGAFEWIPQLGCPSVAAVRGHAYGAGLQLALACDFRIFTQDARVGLTETRYGLLPDMGATFRLPRLIGEGRARELILFGEVIDAAEALRIGLANRVVGDDELDSAAHEFAERLASQPQIAVRGARRAIDAGRTADDAAGLRAAVTEQARCLASDEFRHAIPNRTR; encoded by the coding sequence ATGAGCAGGTACCAGACCATTCGCTATGACCGCAGCGAACACGTCGGAACCTTGGCGTTGTCGCGACCCGAGAAGCGCAACGCGATCAACCCGGCAATGCGCGCGGAGTTGGACCACCTCGGCAGGCAATTGCTGGCCGACGAGACCCTTCGCTGTTTGATCGTGGCCAGCGACGGCCCGTCCTTCTCGGCAGGCATCGACCTGGTCGAAGACATGGCCGGCACGTTGACCGCGTTCGCGCAGCGATCTGTCGATGACGAGACTATGGAGCTCGGCCTTCGCGTGGCCGGGGCCTTCGAGTGGATTCCCCAGCTCGGCTGTCCCAGTGTCGCAGCGGTCCGCGGTCACGCCTACGGGGCGGGCCTGCAACTGGCGCTGGCTTGCGACTTCCGTATCTTCACCCAGGACGCCCGAGTCGGGCTGACCGAAACCCGCTACGGCCTTTTGCCTGACATGGGTGCGACGTTTCGACTCCCGCGGCTCATCGGGGAGGGGCGAGCACGAGAACTGATCCTGTTCGGCGAGGTGATCGACGCGGCGGAGGCGCTGCGCATCGGACTGGCCAATCGCGTGGTCGGCGACGATGAGCTCGATTCCGCGGCCCATGAATTCGCTGAACGACTCGCGAGTCAACCGCAGATCGCCGTTCGTGGGGCACGACGCGCCATCGATGCGGGCCGAACTGCCGACGATGCCGCCGGCCTACGAGCCGCGGTCACCGAACAGGCCCGCTGTCTGGCGTCCGACGAGTTTCGCCACGCCATCCCGAACCGGACAAGATGA
- a CDS encoding S1 family peptidase yields the protein MTERRRWDTLKMVAWRIGTAVVVAAIFIGLYQVNRTHPAHPLIPVPMAREIGPGIGINVSPGGDAAAITCTTGFLVHTRDGRPGLLVAGHCNPGGGPGQVEIRHGGAFAYRTIGTFTETVSDGSNWDDYDIGLITLDDPGKIPLTSVIDGHPVVGVAEYVSVGDVLCHYGIRSGGPLCGPVVASEANKVRFEAGGTCGDSGGPVYRLRDDGAAEAVGIYIAVSDGTYSEPKCEDPHPFSIAQTITPWLSAWELTLDTTTGR from the coding sequence GTGACGGAACGGCGCCGCTGGGACACGCTGAAGATGGTGGCATGGCGGATCGGGACCGCCGTCGTCGTCGCCGCGATCTTCATCGGCCTATACCAGGTGAACCGCACCCACCCGGCGCACCCACTGATCCCGGTCCCGATGGCGCGCGAGATCGGGCCCGGCATCGGCATCAACGTCTCCCCCGGCGGCGACGCGGCCGCTATCACCTGCACCACCGGATTCCTGGTGCACACCCGCGACGGGCGCCCCGGGCTGCTGGTGGCCGGGCACTGCAATCCTGGCGGCGGCCCCGGGCAGGTGGAGATCCGCCACGGCGGCGCCTTCGCCTATCGCACCATCGGCACATTCACCGAGACCGTCAGCGACGGCAGCAACTGGGATGACTACGACATTGGGCTGATCACCCTTGACGATCCGGGCAAGATCCCCTTGACCTCGGTCATCGACGGGCATCCGGTGGTCGGGGTCGCCGAGTATGTGTCGGTCGGTGATGTGCTGTGTCACTACGGAATCCGCAGTGGCGGACCGCTGTGCGGCCCCGTGGTGGCCAGTGAGGCGAACAAGGTCCGGTTTGAAGCCGGCGGTACCTGCGGCGACTCCGGCGGCCCGGTGTACCGATTGCGCGACGACGGCGCCGCCGAGGCGGTCGGCATCTACATCGCAGTTTCCGACGGCACCTACTCCGAGCCCAAGTGCGAAGACCCGCACCCCTTCTCGATCGCCCAGACCATCACGCCGTGGCTGTCGGCCTGGGAGCTGACGCTGGACACCACCACCGGCCGCTGA
- a CDS encoding MMPL family transporter, whose product MLHRIALLALAAPRRVLVLAGLVMIAAAVFGIPVADSLSAGGFQDPGSESAQATQLLTDKFGQSDQQLLILVSSPDGADSERARTVGTEIAGVLQRSPHVFNVASPWTDPPSAAARLTSTDGSAGLIVANLRGGENDAQKYARTLADQVAHDRNGVSVRAGGGAMVYAQINHQNQHDLLLMESIAIPLSFAVLVWVFGGLLAAALPVALGGLAIVGSMAVLRLITLGTDVSIFAMNLTTAMGLALAIDYTLLIINRYRDELADGVAPDRALIATMTTAGRTVLFSAITVALSMSAMVLFPMYFLKSFAYAGVATVTFVAIAAIVVTPAAIALLGPRLDALNLRGPIRRLLRRPEPVAKPIEEGFWYRSTRFVARHAVPIGLAVVTLLVAVGVPFLGVKWGYPDDRVLPRTASAHQVGDALREQFADDSDRAVPIVVRDADGIAPEELDRYAAELSRVPEVSSVSAPTGTFVGGGRVGDPSAATGIKDNTVLLTVASTAPLFSQRSETQLDLLHQVPAPGQRPVQMGGLAQINRDSVNAITDRLPQVLGLIAAITFGLLFLLTGSLVLPIKALILNVLSLCAAFGALVWIFQDGHLGALGTTPTGMLVANVPVLLFCISFGLSMDYEVFLVSRIREYWLASGRTRADNDESVSQGLAHTARVITAAALIMSISFAALIAAQVSFMRMLGLGLTLAVLADATLIRMVLVPAFMHLMGSWNWWAPRPLARFARRFEISENGGSTGRHAAPPGLRTPHVPSHHGAHRAAGGTHQAALSTTE is encoded by the coding sequence GTGCTGCACCGGATCGCCCTGCTGGCCCTCGCCGCCCCCCGCCGCGTACTAGTCCTGGCCGGGCTGGTGATGATCGCCGCTGCGGTGTTCGGGATCCCCGTGGCCGACAGCCTGTCCGCGGGGGGCTTTCAGGACCCCGGTTCGGAGTCCGCGCAGGCCACCCAGTTGCTGACCGACAAGTTCGGCCAAAGTGACCAGCAGCTGCTGATTCTGGTGAGTTCGCCCGACGGAGCCGACAGCGAGCGGGCCCGGACGGTCGGCACCGAGATCGCCGGAGTCCTGCAGCGCTCGCCGCACGTCTTCAACGTCGCCTCGCCGTGGACGGATCCGCCGTCGGCCGCTGCCCGATTGACCAGCACCGACGGCTCCGCCGGTCTGATCGTGGCCAACCTGCGCGGCGGCGAGAACGACGCGCAGAAGTACGCCCGTACCCTGGCCGACCAGGTGGCCCACGATCGGAACGGGGTCAGCGTTCGCGCCGGGGGCGGTGCGATGGTCTATGCGCAGATCAATCACCAGAATCAACATGACCTGCTGTTGATGGAGTCGATCGCGATCCCGCTGAGCTTCGCGGTGCTGGTCTGGGTTTTCGGCGGTCTGTTGGCGGCGGCATTGCCGGTCGCGCTCGGCGGACTCGCGATCGTCGGCTCGATGGCGGTACTGCGACTGATCACCCTGGGCACCGACGTGTCGATCTTCGCGATGAACCTCACCACCGCCATGGGTTTGGCACTGGCGATCGACTACACCCTGTTGATCATCAACCGCTACCGCGACGAACTGGCCGACGGCGTCGCTCCCGATCGAGCACTGATCGCAACGATGACCACCGCCGGTCGCACCGTGCTGTTCTCGGCGATCACGGTTGCGCTGTCGATGTCGGCGATGGTCTTGTTCCCGATGTACTTCCTCAAATCGTTCGCCTACGCCGGGGTGGCGACGGTGACGTTCGTGGCGATCGCCGCGATCGTGGTGACGCCGGCAGCGATCGCCCTGCTGGGGCCCCGGCTCGACGCGCTGAACCTGCGAGGGCCGATTCGGCGGCTGCTGCGGCGGCCCGAGCCCGTCGCAAAACCGATCGAAGAGGGATTCTGGTACCGGTCAACGAGATTCGTTGCCCGCCACGCCGTCCCGATCGGTCTGGCGGTGGTTACCCTGCTGGTGGCGGTCGGGGTGCCGTTCCTTGGGGTGAAGTGGGGCTACCCCGATGACCGGGTGCTCCCGCGAACGGCCTCGGCGCATCAGGTCGGCGACGCGCTGCGCGAGCAGTTTGCCGACGATTCTGACCGGGCAGTACCGATCGTGGTTCGTGACGCGGACGGCATCGCGCCCGAGGAGCTGGATCGTTATGCCGCGGAGCTGTCCCGGGTGCCGGAGGTGTCCTCGGTGTCGGCGCCGACCGGTACTTTCGTCGGCGGCGGCCGGGTGGGCGATCCGTCCGCAGCCACCGGGATCAAGGACAACACCGTGTTGCTGACCGTGGCCAGCACCGCCCCGCTGTTTTCCCAGCGTTCCGAAACCCAGCTCGACCTGCTGCATCAAGTACCGGCACCGGGCCAACGGCCGGTGCAGATGGGTGGGCTGGCACAGATCAACCGAGACAGTGTTAACGCGATCACCGACCGGCTGCCGCAAGTGCTGGGGCTGATCGCTGCCATCACCTTCGGGCTGCTGTTCCTGCTGACCGGCAGCCTGGTGTTGCCGATCAAGGCGCTGATCCTCAACGTGTTGTCGTTGTGCGCCGCGTTCGGGGCGCTGGTCTGGATATTCCAGGACGGGCACCTGGGAGCGCTGGGCACGACACCCACCGGGATGTTGGTCGCCAACGTGCCGGTGCTGCTGTTCTGCATCTCGTTCGGGCTGTCGATGGACTACGAGGTGTTCCTGGTGTCCCGGATCCGGGAGTACTGGCTGGCCTCGGGACGCACCCGAGCCGACAACGACGAGAGCGTCTCACAGGGCCTGGCGCACACCGCTCGGGTGATCACCGCCGCGGCACTGATCATGTCGATCTCGTTCGCGGCGTTGATCGCCGCCCAGGTGTCGTTCATGCGCATGCTCGGCCTCGGTCTGACCTTGGCAGTGCTGGCGGACGCCACGCTGATCCGAATGGTGTTGGTACCGGCGTTCATGCACCTGATGGGCAGTTGGAACTGGTGGGCGCCTCGCCCGCTGGCGCGATTTGCGCGGCGCTTCGAGATCAGTGAGAACGGCGGTTCAACAGGCCGTCATGCCGCGCCGCCGGGACTTCGGACTCCACACGTGCCGTCGCATCATGGCGCGCATCGCGCTGCTGGTGGAACCCATCAGGCCGCGTTATCGACGACGGAGTGA
- a CDS encoding NAD(P)/FAD-dependent oxidoreductase yields MIGFDTDLLIVGAGPAGLATALCARQQGLSVIVADPRASPIDKACGEGLMPGGLAVLKSLGVDPAGMPLRGINYLDERRRAEAPFRNGLGRGVRRTTLHAAMTDQAKQNDVDWVATKVDDVVQDAEGVTAGGVRARWLIAADGLHSVVRRAVGISRVAGSPRRYGLRWHYQVPAWSEYVEVHWSRWGEAYVTPVEPGLVGVAILSSHRPQLDWFPSLAAHLVDAQRGPARGCGPMRQLVSRRVAGRVLLVGDAAGYEDALTGEGVSLAVKQAAAAVAAIVDDNPSSYEHAWHSITRRYRLLTRGLVLASAWQPARRAVVPACCALPAVFDRAVHLLAH; encoded by the coding sequence GTGATCGGCTTCGACACCGACCTGCTGATCGTCGGTGCCGGGCCGGCGGGCCTCGCGACGGCGTTATGCGCGCGACAGCAGGGACTTTCGGTGATCGTCGCCGATCCCCGGGCCAGCCCGATCGACAAGGCCTGCGGGGAGGGCCTGATGCCGGGCGGGCTGGCCGTGTTGAAGTCGCTCGGGGTGGACCCGGCCGGTATGCCGCTGCGCGGCATCAACTATCTCGACGAGCGGCGCCGGGCCGAGGCTCCTTTTCGCAACGGTCTGGGGCGCGGTGTGCGACGCACGACGTTGCATGCTGCCATGACAGATCAGGCTAAGCAGAACGACGTCGACTGGGTGGCCACAAAGGTGGACGACGTAGTCCAAGATGCCGAGGGGGTCACGGCGGGTGGGGTTCGGGCCAGATGGCTGATCGCCGCCGACGGGCTGCATTCGGTCGTCCGCCGCGCCGTCGGGATCTCCCGTGTCGCGGGGTCTCCGCGGCGCTACGGCCTGCGCTGGCATTACCAGGTTCCGGCGTGGTCCGAGTACGTGGAGGTGCACTGGTCACGATGGGGCGAGGCCTACGTGACGCCGGTAGAGCCTGGCCTGGTGGGGGTGGCCATCTTGTCGTCGCACCGCCCGCAGCTCGACTGGTTTCCGTCCCTGGCAGCCCATCTTGTCGACGCGCAACGCGGCCCTGCTCGCGGCTGCGGACCCATGCGGCAACTGGTTTCACGCCGCGTCGCCGGGCGGGTGCTGCTGGTCGGTGACGCCGCCGGCTACGAGGATGCGCTGACCGGTGAGGGCGTAAGCCTAGCCGTCAAGCAGGCCGCTGCCGCCGTGGCCGCCATCGTCGATGACAACCCATCGTCCTACGAGCACGCCTGGCACTCGATCACGCGCCGCTATCGACTACTCACCCGCGGTCTGGTGCTGGCCAGCGCGTGGCAGCCGGCCCGACGGGCTGTGGTCCCGGCCTGTTGTGCGCTGCCAGCCGTGTTTGACCGCGCGGTGCATCTGCTGGCGCATTGA
- a CDS encoding type II toxin-antitoxin system VapC family toxin, with translation MIVDTSAIIAILRDEEDAPRYARAIAGARSRRLSAAAYLECGIVLDSQRDPIISRALDELLDDAGFVIEPVTEGQARIARQAYADFGKGSGHPAGLNFGDCLSYALAADLREPLLWKGDDFGHTGIRSSCDE, from the coding sequence ATGATCGTCGACACCTCGGCGATCATCGCGATCCTTCGGGATGAGGAAGACGCGCCCCGCTACGCGAGAGCCATCGCTGGGGCGCGATCGCGCCGGCTGTCCGCTGCGGCTTACCTCGAATGCGGGATTGTCTTGGACTCCCAGCGCGATCCGATCATTAGCAGAGCATTGGATGAACTCCTCGACGACGCCGGCTTTGTGATTGAGCCGGTGACCGAAGGACAAGCCAGGATCGCCAGACAGGCCTACGCGGATTTCGGCAAGGGCAGCGGCCACCCCGCGGGGTTGAACTTTGGTGACTGCCTCTCCTATGCCCTGGCGGCAGACCTTCGTGAACCGCTGCTGTGGAAAGGCGACGACTTCGGACACACCGGAATACGTTCGTCCTGTGACGAATAG
- a CDS encoding DoxX family protein, producing the protein MNIALWTAQLALAAVFAASGGAKLTMTRERLLDTGQTGVAMFPMPVVRFTAAMELLAALGLVAPGLTGIGQVLTPVAAAGLCVVMVGAAWAHSRLREPKSVAVNAVLFAVAGFVVLGRLL; encoded by the coding sequence ATGAACATCGCACTGTGGACTGCCCAATTGGCCTTGGCCGCGGTATTCGCCGCCTCCGGTGGCGCCAAACTCACCATGACGCGCGAGCGTCTGTTGGACACGGGCCAAACCGGGGTGGCGATGTTTCCCATGCCGGTGGTGCGTTTCACCGCGGCGATGGAGCTGCTGGCGGCCCTCGGACTGGTCGCGCCCGGGCTCACGGGGATCGGGCAGGTGCTGACACCGGTGGCCGCCGCGGGTTTGTGCGTCGTCATGGTCGGGGCGGCGTGGGCGCACTCCCGACTGCGGGAGCCCAAGAGCGTGGCCGTGAACGCCGTGCTGTTCGCGGTGGCGGGCTTCGTGGTGCTCGGCCGGTTGCTCTGA
- a CDS encoding biotin carboxylase: MPDVPLRDDLLELLRRRALTEDAARPHAVQRRHDAGGRTARENIADLVDPGTFVEYGRFAIAAQRARRDKDDLIANTPGDGLLGGTATINGALFGPERGACAVLSYDYTVLAGTQGAIGHFKKDRLFELIERMRLPTVFFAEGGGGRPGDTDYPTVSSLDVPAFALWAKLSGLVPRIAVVKGRCFAGNAVIAGTSDLIIATVDTSIGMAGPAMIAGGGLGHVAPDDVGPISVQAPNGVVDVVVADEAEAVTVTKQVLGYFQGVTAPGEVADQNGLRAMIPERARRAYPLKPIIETLADTGTVTFLREKFAPEMVTALARIDGRPVGIIGNNTMVMAGAITAGASDKAARFLQLCDAFGLPIVSLVDCPGYMVGPAAEAEGLVRKASRLLVAGAALRVPLIGVILRRGYGLGAQAMLGGSLHQPVLTVAWPGAHLGPMGLEGAVRLGLRKELEAIADDDEREERVRQATAAAEEHAKALNAATLFEIDDVIDPAETRGVIAAMLAASTGYRQDVQPRRFVDTF, from the coding sequence ATGCCCGATGTCCCGCTGCGTGACGACCTGCTAGAACTGTTGCGCCGCCGCGCACTCACCGAGGACGCGGCTCGGCCGCACGCGGTACAACGCCGCCACGACGCCGGCGGCCGCACCGCAAGGGAGAACATCGCCGATCTGGTCGACCCCGGGACCTTTGTGGAGTACGGGCGGTTCGCGATCGCGGCCCAACGTGCCCGCCGTGACAAGGACGACTTGATCGCCAATACCCCCGGCGACGGCCTGCTGGGCGGGACCGCCACGATCAACGGCGCACTGTTCGGACCCGAGCGCGGCGCCTGCGCCGTGTTGTCCTACGACTACACCGTGTTGGCGGGCACGCAGGGCGCGATCGGCCACTTCAAGAAGGACCGTCTGTTCGAGCTCATCGAACGGATGCGACTGCCGACCGTCTTCTTTGCGGAGGGTGGCGGTGGACGGCCCGGCGACACCGACTATCCGACGGTGTCGTCACTCGACGTACCGGCATTCGCCTTGTGGGCCAAGCTGTCCGGACTGGTGCCGCGCATCGCGGTGGTCAAGGGCCGCTGCTTTGCCGGCAACGCCGTCATCGCCGGCACCTCGGATCTGATCATCGCCACGGTCGACACCTCCATCGGCATGGCGGGCCCAGCGATGATCGCCGGCGGTGGTCTGGGGCACGTCGCTCCCGACGACGTCGGGCCGATCTCGGTGCAGGCGCCCAACGGCGTCGTCGACGTGGTGGTGGCCGACGAAGCCGAGGCTGTCACGGTGACCAAACAAGTCCTCGGCTACTTCCAGGGAGTCACCGCACCTGGCGAGGTAGCAGACCAAAACGGCTTGCGCGCCATGATTCCCGAGCGGGCGCGGCGTGCGTATCCGCTCAAACCCATCATCGAGACGTTGGCGGACACCGGCACGGTGACCTTCCTACGGGAGAAGTTCGCGCCCGAGATGGTCACCGCACTGGCTCGTATCGACGGCCGCCCCGTCGGGATCATCGGCAACAACACCATGGTGATGGCCGGGGCGATCACCGCCGGTGCCTCGGACAAGGCAGCCCGGTTCCTGCAGCTCTGCGACGCGTTCGGGCTGCCCATCGTTTCGCTGGTCGACTGTCCCGGCTACATGGTGGGCCCGGCGGCCGAGGCAGAAGGGTTGGTCCGCAAAGCCTCTCGACTGTTGGTCGCCGGGGCGGCGCTGCGGGTGCCGCTGATCGGGGTGATCCTGCGCCGCGGCTATGGGCTGGGCGCGCAAGCCATGCTCGGCGGCAGCCTGCACCAGCCGGTGCTGACCGTCGCCTGGCCGGGCGCGCACCTGGGGCCGATGGGCCTGGAAGGCGCGGTGCGATTGGGGCTGCGCAAGGAACTAGAAGCCATCGCCGATGACGACGAGCGCGAAGAACGCGTCCGCCAAGCCACCGCTGCCGCCGAGGAACACGCCAAAGCACTCAACGCCGCAACGCTTTTCGAGATCGACGACGTCATTGACCCCGCCGAGACGCGCGGGGTGATCGCGGCGATGCTGGCCGCGTCGACCGGATACCGACAGGATGTGCAACCCCGGCGGTTCGTCGATACGTTCTGA
- a CDS encoding type II toxin-antitoxin system VapB family antitoxin, with protein sequence MALNIKDPAVHEAVKEIARITGESQAQVVAAAVLDRLAHVQTDAAAARLLAIGRRTAARMSPETKRLDHGTLLYDERGMPA encoded by the coding sequence ATGGCGCTGAACATCAAAGATCCGGCGGTTCATGAGGCGGTCAAAGAAATCGCCAGGATCACCGGCGAATCTCAAGCGCAAGTGGTCGCCGCCGCGGTGCTGGATCGGCTGGCCCACGTGCAGACGGACGCCGCGGCCGCGCGGCTACTGGCCATTGGAAGGCGTACTGCCGCTCGGATGAGCCCGGAGACCAAGCGACTGGACCACGGCACACTGCTCTACGACGAGCGCGGCATGCCGGCATGA
- a CDS encoding YdiU family protein: MASPSLTADFAREFPELAQPWQAVTPPEPKLLVLNENLAAELGLDPDWLKSPAGLKLLTGTKVPDGATPVAQAYAGHQFGNYVPLLGDGRALLLGELDGDHRHDIHLKGSGPTPFARGGDGLAVVGPMLREYVISEAMHALGIPTTRSLAVVATGDQVQREAPVPGAVLARIAASHLRVGSFQLVAQQARATGDLGLLRRLADYSIARHYPDAAQAENPYLALFQAVVEAQASLIARWMLVGFVHGVMNTDNMTISGETIDYGPCAFMEAYDPATVFSSIDHAGRYAYGNQPLVAQWNLARFAETILPLFAATEELALSVAVETLEGFMPRYHGLWSAGMLAKFGLTGSVEAAALIDQALALMTDNHVDYTSFFRQLAAAGRGDPDALPAVFADWLGRWRTMRPDAAAMDRVNPLYLPRNHLVEQALTAAMRGDLTPVEKLLDVIAEPYRQRDGLAAYAEPAPPEFGVYRTFCGT, encoded by the coding sequence ATGGCGTCCCCGAGCCTGACCGCAGACTTTGCCCGCGAGTTCCCCGAACTTGCCCAGCCCTGGCAGGCCGTCACCCCGCCGGAGCCGAAGCTGCTGGTGCTCAACGAGAACCTGGCCGCCGAACTGGGTTTGGACCCGGACTGGCTGAAAAGTCCTGCCGGCCTGAAGCTGTTGACCGGTACCAAGGTTCCCGACGGAGCCACCCCGGTGGCCCAGGCCTATGCCGGACACCAGTTCGGCAACTACGTGCCACTGCTCGGCGACGGCCGCGCCCTGCTGCTCGGCGAACTCGACGGCGACCACCGACACGACATCCACCTCAAGGGCTCCGGCCCGACTCCGTTCGCCCGCGGCGGCGACGGTTTGGCCGTCGTCGGCCCGATGCTGCGCGAATACGTCATCAGCGAAGCCATGCACGCGCTGGGGATCCCCACTACCCGCTCGCTCGCTGTCGTGGCCACCGGGGACCAGGTGCAACGCGAGGCGCCGGTGCCCGGGGCGGTCCTGGCCCGCATCGCCGCCAGCCATCTGCGGGTCGGCAGCTTCCAACTCGTCGCCCAGCAGGCCCGCGCCACCGGTGACCTGGGATTGTTGCGCCGGTTGGCCGACTACTCGATCGCCCGGCATTACCCCGATGCCGCACAGGCCGAAAACCCTTACCTCGCACTGTTTCAAGCGGTCGTGGAAGCCCAGGCGTCCCTGATTGCCCGCTGGATGTTGGTCGGATTCGTGCACGGTGTGATGAACACCGACAACATGACCATCTCCGGGGAGACCATCGACTACGGGCCGTGCGCTTTCATGGAGGCCTATGACCCGGCGACGGTGTTCAGCTCCATCGACCATGCCGGGCGCTACGCCTACGGCAACCAGCCCCTGGTCGCCCAGTGGAACCTGGCCCGGTTCGCCGAGACCATCCTGCCGCTGTTCGCCGCCACCGAGGAGCTGGCGCTGTCGGTGGCGGTGGAAACCCTCGAAGGGTTCATGCCGCGCTATCACGGCCTCTGGTCGGCGGGGATGCTGGCGAAGTTCGGCCTGACCGGCAGCGTGGAAGCTGCCGCGCTGATCGACCAGGCGTTGGCGCTCATGACCGACAACCACGTCGACTACACCTCGTTCTTCCGGCAACTGGCGGCGGCCGGACGGGGTGACCCCGACGCACTTCCGGCGGTGTTCGCCGACTGGCTGGGACGCTGGCGGACTATGCGGCCCGACGCCGCCGCGATGGACCGGGTCAACCCGCTCTACCTACCGCGCAACCACCTGGTGGAGCAGGCACTAACCGCTGCGATGCGCGGCGACCTGACGCCGGTGGAGAAGCTGCTGGATGTGATCGCCGAACCCTATCGGCAGCGCGATGGCTTGGCGGCCTACGCCGAGCCGGCACCGCCGGAATTCGGCGTCTACCGGACGTTCTGCGGAACCTGA
- a CDS encoding isoprenylcysteine carboxyl methyltransferase family protein, producing MYYLLVLAVGVERLIELVVARSNARWAFANGGVEFGHSHYPVMVSIHSALLVSCVAEVWVLHRPFIPWLGWPMFVVAVLSQVLRWWCVRTLGRRWNTQVIVLPETPLVQGGPYRWIRHPNYVAVVLEGLALPLIHTAWLTALWFSLANAALLRERIRVENAALGYR from the coding sequence ATGTACTACTTACTGGTTCTGGCGGTGGGCGTCGAACGGCTCATCGAGTTGGTGGTGGCCCGCAGCAACGCGCGGTGGGCGTTCGCCAACGGCGGCGTCGAGTTCGGGCATAGCCACTATCCGGTGATGGTCAGCATCCACTCGGCGCTGCTGGTCAGCTGCGTTGCCGAGGTGTGGGTGCTGCACCGGCCATTCATCCCCTGGCTGGGTTGGCCCATGTTCGTGGTGGCGGTCTTGAGTCAGGTGCTGCGCTGGTGGTGCGTGCGTACGCTCGGCCGGCGCTGGAACACCCAGGTGATCGTTCTGCCGGAAACCCCTCTGGTGCAAGGCGGCCCGTATCGCTGGATTCGTCATCCCAACTATGTGGCAGTGGTACTCGAGGGGTTGGCACTGCCGCTGATCCACACCGCCTGGCTGACCGCGCTCTGGTTCAGCCTGGCCAACGCGGCGCTGTTGCGGGAGCGGATTCGGGTGGAGAACGCCGCGCTGGGGTACCGGTGA
- a CDS encoding type III polyketide synthase → MDNTPTVAAVAVEFPSHQHRQGEVMAALSDFVSPDFQRFAAHSGVATRQLALPLARYSKLSGFSEVNDEYLDIALDLSERALQAALDRAGIAPADVDVVFSTTVTGLAVPSLEGRLVTRMGLRSDVKRIPLFGLGCVAGAAGLARVHDYLRAFPDHVAALVAVELCSLTVQREDLSVANLVAASLFGDGAAAVIATGARRSARGPRLLATRSQTYADTDDVLGWKIGSEGFSIVLSVEIATIIEKYLGDNVGEFLADHGLVSDDISTWIVHAAGPKIIDAIENLLHLRSEALTPTRKSLRDHGNLSSVSVLDILDGIESDPPQPGSLGLMIAMGPGFSAELVLLEW, encoded by the coding sequence ATGGACAACACTCCGACCGTGGCCGCTGTGGCCGTGGAATTCCCTTCCCACCAACACCGTCAGGGCGAGGTGATGGCCGCCCTGTCGGACTTTGTCAGCCCAGACTTTCAGCGTTTCGCCGCCCACAGTGGTGTCGCAACCCGCCAGCTGGCGCTGCCGTTGGCGCGTTACTCCAAGCTCAGCGGATTCAGCGAGGTGAACGACGAATACCTTGACATCGCCCTGGATCTAAGCGAGCGAGCACTGCAGGCCGCGCTGGATCGCGCCGGAATCGCGCCGGCCGATGTCGATGTCGTGTTCTCCACGACGGTCACCGGTTTGGCCGTGCCCTCGCTGGAAGGGCGGTTGGTGACACGGATGGGCCTTCGCTCCGACGTCAAACGCATCCCGCTGTTCGGCTTGGGCTGCGTCGCCGGCGCGGCGGGCCTGGCACGCGTCCACGACTACCTGCGAGCCTTTCCCGACCATGTGGCGGCCCTGGTCGCCGTCGAACTGTGCTCCTTGACGGTTCAGCGCGAAGACCTCTCGGTGGCAAACCTGGTTGCCGCCAGCCTGTTCGGTGACGGCGCCGCGGCGGTCATCGCGACCGGGGCCCGACGCTCGGCGCGCGGGCCGAGGCTGTTGGCGACCCGAAGCCAGACCTACGCCGACACCGATGACGTCCTGGGATGGAAGATCGGCAGCGAGGGGTTCAGCATCGTCTTGTCGGTGGAGATCGCCACGATCATCGAGAAATACCTCGGCGACAACGTCGGCGAATTCCTGGCCGATCACGGCCTGGTCAGCGATGACATCTCGACGTGGATCGTGCACGCCGCCGGCCCGAAGATCATCGATGCGATCGAAAACCTGCTGCACTTGCGGTCGGAGGCGCTCACGCCGACCCGAAAATCGTTGCGTGACCACGGGAACCTGTCCTCGGTATCGGTCCTGGATATCCTCGACGGCATCGAATCCGATCCGCCGCAGCCCGGATCACTGGGGCTGATGATCGCGATGGGTCCGGGTTTCTCCGCCGAACTCGTCCTGTTGGAGTGGTAG